From Calditrichota bacterium, one genomic window encodes:
- a CDS encoding glycyl radical protein, with translation MNPRIQRLRKLSVETQETISIERALHETVFYKENYGKHSIPVLRALTFLDHCKKKTLYLGNDELIVGERGPKPKSVPTFPELTCHTVEDFHVLNTRDQQQYITSQEDIDIYEKEVIPYWQGKTQRERIFNHVPQEWKAAYEAGLFTEFMEQRAPGHTALDGKIYKKGMLDFKNEIEQNIASLDYLNDPEATDKAEQWKAMSISCDAVIVFAERHADLAEDLANHEEDAKRKAELKQIADVCRHVPAHAPRNLWEAIQMYWFVHLGTITELNGWDAMNPGHFDQHLTPFYETELANGSLTREKAKELISCFWIKVNNHPAPPKVGITARESGTYNDFTNINLGGIKSDGSDGTSEVSYLMLEIIEELHVLQPGNSVHISAKTPDRFLHAAAHVIRQGHGYPSVFNPDTYIPEMLRQGKSLQDAREGGCSGCIEVGAFGKEAYLLTGYLNVPKIFEVTLNNGINPVTGKKAGIETGDATKFKSYDELYEAFRKQLNFVVDQKIRVSNYIDRMFAKYAPAPFLSVVIDDCISNGRDYYDGGPRYNTSYIQCCGLGTTTDSLAAIKKHVFDDKRFSIDSLLNAVSTNFDGEEFMRQTIMNKTPFFGNDDDYADDIALRVYDDLLEAIDGKPNIKDGGKYHLNMLSTTCHVYFGKVMGATPNGRLAGKSISDGTSPSHGADTNGPSAVIKSLTKLDHVKSGGTLLNQRFLPSLVKREEDIRKLGKLIRSYFTLGGHHIQFNIVDTATLLAAQESPDDYKDLLVRMAGYSDYFNDMNADLQQEVIERTENEAF, from the coding sequence ATGAATCCAAGGATTCAAAGGCTACGTAAACTTAGCGTTGAAACTCAGGAAACCATTTCCATTGAACGCGCACTTCATGAAACGGTGTTTTATAAAGAAAACTATGGCAAACATTCTATACCGGTTTTACGGGCGCTAACTTTCCTTGATCATTGTAAAAAGAAAACACTTTATTTAGGCAATGATGAACTGATTGTTGGCGAACGAGGCCCTAAACCAAAATCTGTTCCTACTTTTCCGGAACTAACCTGCCACACTGTGGAAGATTTCCATGTTCTAAATACGCGTGACCAGCAGCAATACATCACATCGCAGGAAGATATCGACATTTATGAGAAAGAAGTTATTCCCTATTGGCAAGGTAAAACACAACGCGAACGCATTTTTAATCATGTGCCTCAGGAATGGAAAGCTGCTTATGAAGCCGGTTTGTTTACAGAGTTTATGGAACAACGAGCGCCCGGCCATACTGCGCTTGATGGAAAAATCTACAAAAAAGGTATGCTCGACTTTAAAAATGAAATCGAACAGAATATTGCCAGCCTGGATTATTTAAATGATCCTGAAGCAACAGATAAAGCCGAACAATGGAAAGCTATGTCCATTTCTTGCGATGCCGTAATTGTATTTGCCGAGCGCCATGCTGATTTAGCTGAGGATTTAGCTAATCATGAAGAGGATGCAAAACGTAAAGCCGAGTTAAAACAAATCGCTGATGTATGCCGCCATGTTCCGGCCCACGCGCCTCGTAATTTGTGGGAAGCAATCCAGATGTATTGGTTTGTACACCTTGGTACGATTACAGAGTTAAACGGCTGGGATGCCATGAATCCGGGACACTTTGACCAACATTTAACTCCTTTTTATGAAACAGAATTGGCAAATGGTTCTTTGACGCGAGAAAAAGCAAAAGAATTAATCTCTTGTTTCTGGATAAAAGTGAACAACCACCCTGCTCCTCCCAAAGTTGGTATTACCGCACGGGAAAGTGGAACTTATAATGATTTTACCAACATTAATTTGGGTGGCATTAAATCAGATGGTTCTGATGGAACTAGCGAAGTTTCTTATTTAATGCTCGAAATCATTGAGGAACTTCATGTTTTGCAACCCGGAAATTCTGTACATATCAGCGCAAAAACACCAGACAGATTTCTTCATGCTGCTGCCCATGTTATTCGGCAGGGACATGGATATCCTTCTGTATTTAATCCTGACACATACATTCCGGAAATGCTTCGTCAGGGAAAATCTTTACAGGATGCGCGTGAAGGGGGCTGCAGCGGCTGTATCGAAGTGGGCGCATTTGGCAAAGAAGCTTATTTGCTGACCGGTTATCTCAACGTACCAAAAATTTTCGAAGTTACCCTTAATAATGGAATTAATCCTGTGACGGGCAAAAAAGCCGGAATCGAAACAGGGGATGCTACGAAATTCAAATCGTACGATGAGCTTTATGAAGCATTCCGTAAGCAACTGAATTTTGTTGTTGATCAAAAAATCCGTGTAAGTAATTATATCGATCGTATGTTTGCCAAATATGCGCCTGCTCCTTTTCTTTCTGTGGTAATTGATGATTGTATCAGTAATGGGCGTGATTATTATGATGGCGGTCCGAGATACAACACCAGCTATATTCAATGTTGCGGCCTTGGTACAACAACAGACAGCCTTGCTGCCATTAAAAAACATGTTTTTGATGACAAGCGTTTTTCGATTGATTCGCTTTTAAACGCCGTTTCCACCAACTTTGACGGTGAAGAGTTTATGCGCCAGACAATTATGAATAAAACACCATTTTTTGGAAATGACGATGATTACGCTGATGATATTGCACTGCGTGTTTATGATGATTTGCTTGAAGCAATCGATGGTAAACCAAATATAAAAGATGGCGGTAAATACCATCTTAATATGCTCTCGACTACTTGCCATGTTTACTTTGGAAAAGTAATGGGTGCAACACCAAACGGGCGCTTGGCCGGTAAATCTATTTCGGATGGCACTTCCCCAAGCCATGGTGCAGATACAAATGGACCTTCGGCTGTAATAAAATCATTAACAAAGCTGGATCATGTTAAGTCCGGAGGAACGTTGCTCAACCAGCGTTTTCTGCCAAGCCTTGTTAAAAGAGAAGAAGATATCCGCAAGCTGGGCAAGTTGATCCGCAGCTATTTTACTTTAGGCGGCCATCATATTCAGTTTAATATTGTGGATACAGCAACACTGTTAGCCGCACAAGAATCTCCGGACGATTATAAAGATCTGCTTGTGCGAATGGCTGGTTATAGCGATTATTTTAATGATATGAATGCTGATCTGCAGCAGGAGGTAATTGAACGTACAGAAAATGAGGCTTTTTAA
- a CDS encoding glycyl-radical enzyme activating protein — protein MQSGLIFDIKRYAINDGPGIRLTVFLKGCPLKCEWCHNPESISPKVQKMYTADKCIGCNSCVEACPQNACQLTPDGIVTDPDLCKTCGICADVCPTGATEMSGKIQSVKEIIEIIEKERIFFDQSGGGVTFSGGEPLMYADFLIELLDACQQRGIHCTVDTSGLTKTETLLDVAKRTDYFLYDLKLMDDERHKKWTGVSNKKILDNLQILAETDASINIRIPLIKNVNDDFENIEQMAEFVAELPGEKRQVNLLAYHNIAERKYQKLGETYQPGEMAEPTKEEQEQIAKKFESFGLKVVLGG, from the coding sequence ATGCAATCAGGATTAATATTTGACATAAAACGTTATGCAATTAATGATGGCCCGGGAATCCGCTTAACTGTGTTTTTAAAAGGATGCCCATTAAAATGCGAGTGGTGTCACAATCCTGAAAGTATCTCACCAAAAGTTCAAAAAATGTATACGGCAGATAAATGCATTGGCTGTAACAGCTGTGTTGAGGCCTGTCCGCAAAATGCCTGCCAGCTTACACCAGATGGGATTGTCACTGATCCTGACCTATGTAAAACCTGCGGTATTTGTGCAGATGTTTGCCCAACCGGCGCCACAGAAATGTCCGGAAAAATTCAATCGGTTAAGGAGATAATTGAGATAATTGAAAAAGAGCGTATCTTTTTTGATCAGTCCGGCGGCGGTGTTACGTTTTCCGGCGGTGAGCCTTTGATGTATGCCGATTTCCTGATAGAACTATTGGATGCCTGCCAGCAAAGGGGCATCCATTGTACGGTTGATACAAGTGGTTTAACAAAAACAGAAACATTACTTGATGTCGCGAAACGGACGGATTACTTTTTGTATGATTTGAAATTAATGGATGATGAACGACACAAAAAATGGACAGGTGTCAGCAACAAAAAGATTCTTGATAATCTGCAAATTCTTGCTGAAACGGATGCCAGCATTAATATTCGCATTCCGCTTATCAAAAATGTAAATGATGACTTTGAAAATATTGAACAGATGGCGGAATTTGTAGCGGAATTGCCCGGGGAAAAACGGCAGGTTAATTTATTGGCCTATCATAATATTGCGGAAAGAAAATATCAAAAACTTGGAGAAACCTATCAGCCGGGTGAGATGGCCGAGCCAACAAAAGAAGAACAAGAACAAATCGCTAAAAAGTTTGAGAGTTTTGGATTAAAAGTTGTGCTTGGAGGTTAA